In the genome of Zobellia nedashkovskayae, the window GATGATGTATTGGATAATCTGGAGGAAGTTCTTGTTTCTTCAGATGTAGGAGTTACAACTACCTTAAAAATTATAGAGCGTATAGAGGCTCGTGTTTCCAAGGATAAATATATGGGCACGGAGGAGCTCAATACAATTCTTAGGGAAGAAATTTCTGGTCTTCTTTCAGAAACCAATCTTGGAAGCGAAACGGAATTTTCAGTTCCAAAAGACAAGAAGCCTTATGTAATTATGGTAGTTGGTGTTAATGGTGTTGGTAAAACTACAACCATTGGAAAATTGGCCTATCAGTTTAAAAAACAAGGTTTAAAAGTAGTTTTAGGTGCGGCAGATACTTTTCGTGCTGCGGCCATAGACCAATTACAAGTTTGGGCAGATCGAGTTGATGTACCAATCGTAAAACAAAGTATGGGTAGTGATCCAGCTTCAGTTGCTTTTGATACGCTAAGTTCAGCAGTTAAACAAGATGCAGATGTTGTTATCATAGATACTGCAGGTCGTCTTCATAATAAGGTGAATTTAATGAACGAATTGACCAAGGTAAAACGAGTTATGCAAAAAGTGGTAGACCATACGCCTCATGAAGTTATGTTGGTGCTTGATGGTTCTACAGGCCAAAACGCTTTTGAACAAGCCAAGGAATTTACCAAGGCAACAGAAGTTACTTCATTAGCGGTCACTAAATTAGACGGTACAGCAAAAGGAGGAGTTGTTATTGGTATATCTGATCAATTCCAAATTCCTGTGAAGTATATTGGAGTAGGTGAGGGTATTGAAGATTTACAGGTGTTTAATAAGCATGAGTTTGTAGATTCATTTTTTAATGTATAATTATATTTAATTCATAACAGCATTCAATTTTTCCCATAATTCGTTGTCAAAACTAGAAAGTCCTAATTGGGTTTCTCCAGCGGTTTCACCAGATCTAACAATTACCAAGCTTTTACTAGGCACTACATAAATTTTCTGGTCATTTGCGCCTAACGCTGCAAATAAATCAGATGGTGCGTTTGGTATTAAATTTCCTTCTACTACTTCTTGTGAAGTGGTTCCCATATAACTTTGCTTTCCATTAAGCCACCAGAGATAACCATAACTTTTATTTAGTTCTTGGGAAGTAGTGGTCATTTCATTGAAATAGTCTTCACTAAGAATCGTACTATCATCCCAAGTGCCTTTATTTAGTGCAAGTAATCCAAATCTAGCCATACTACGCGTGTTACTATTATAAATGTTTAGCCCTAGTGCTTTCGTCCAATTCCCTTCCATTCCTATTCGGTCCTCAAGTTTAGTTTTTCCATAGCTTTGAAAGCCTACACCTGTAGTCTGGTTAAGAATATCTTGAAGGAGTATAAAAGCGCCTTGGTGGTAGGCCCAACGTGTTCCGGCATCTGCAGTATAGTCTAAGCAATTTGGTGTGGTGCATACCCATGGAATATAATCTCCCACATTATCGGTGAGACCGGTAGTCATACTTAGATGGTGTTGTACCGTAATTAGGTCTTCTTTTTCTGTAGATAGCGAACTCCAGTTCATGCCAAGATAATCAGATGTTTTATCTCCAATATTGAGTAAGCCTTCCTCTTGGGCAATACCGGCAATGGTAGCAGTTAAGCTTTTGGCGGCGGAAAACCAAGTC includes:
- the ftsY gene encoding signal recognition particle-docking protein FtsY; amino-acid sequence: MSLFKNIFSSKKKESLDKGLEKTKTSFLSKLSKAVAGKSKVDDDVLDNLEEVLVSSDVGVTTTLKIIERIEARVSKDKYMGTEELNTILREEISGLLSETNLGSETEFSVPKDKKPYVIMVVGVNGVGKTTTIGKLAYQFKKQGLKVVLGAADTFRAAAIDQLQVWADRVDVPIVKQSMGSDPASVAFDTLSSAVKQDADVVIIDTAGRLHNKVNLMNELTKVKRVMQKVVDHTPHEVMLVLDGSTGQNAFEQAKEFTKATEVTSLAVTKLDGTAKGGVVIGISDQFQIPVKYIGVGEGIEDLQVFNKHEFVDSFFNV
- a CDS encoding serine hydrolase domain-containing protein, translated to MKYSTSTILSIILVVLASCSKDKVEPEIEIETEVRDMYYPAVADTEWETITPAELNWNETEIEALYTYLKNNKTKGFMVLVDGRIVIEEYFNDHNANAQWTWFSAAKSLTATIAGIAQEEGLLNIGDKTSDYLGMNWSSLSTEKEDLITVQHHLSMTTGLTDNVGDYIPWVCTTPNCLDYTADAGTRWAYHQGAFILLQDILNQTTGVGFQSYGKTKLEDRIGMEGNWTKALGLNIYNSNTRSMARFGLLALNKGTWDDSTILSEDYFNEMTTTSQELNKSYGYLWWLNGKQSYMGTTSQEVVEGNLIPNAPSDLFAALGANDQKIYVVPSKSLVIVRSGETAGETQLGLSSFDNELWEKLNAVMN